TGAACGGCGACCGGATTTTTGCCGATCCCGCGACTCTCACCGGCTCGATCGGCGTCCTGGGCGGCAAGTTTATTCTTGCGGGCTTATACGAAAAACTGGGCATCAATTGGGATGTGCTGCAGACGGGGGGGAATATGGGCATGTGGTCGATGCTGCATGATTATACGCCCCGCGGAACAGGCGCGGATGGATGCGTTGATCGACGACACTTATAATACTTTCCCGCGAGAATGTTTCGAAAGCGCGAAAGATTCCGATGGATAAAATGCCGGCGGTCAGCAAAGGGCGCGTCTTTACCGGAGCGCAAGCCGTCAAGAACGGTCTTGTCGATGAACTGGGCGGTTTGAGCGCGGCCATTGCCTATGCCAAGACCAGCATGGGTCTGCAGCCTACGGACCTGATCATGCTCATAGCAGTTTCCGCCGCAGAAACGCCCGCGGAAAAGCTGGAACAGATGCTAAGGCAATATTTCGAGCCGAAAGTCTCTATGCCCAATCTCGGCGTGGCCATGAATCAATTGCATGAGTGGCTCGCGAGCATAGCGGCGCAGCCCGTCGCTCGAATGCCTTACATCGGGTTGAATTAATGGAGCGTCGTATCCGGTCGGTTATTCTTATTTTCTTCCGCCAGATGCTTGAGATTGGCCTGTAAATAATCCCAGCGGTAATGAGGGTGAGCACGCCTGAGATCCACAGCAGGGTCGAGCCGATAAGAATCGACGGCACCGACTCAGGTCCGTAATCGCCGATGATAAGAAACGGACAGGGCCACGAATTGCAGCGTGGTTTTCCATTTCGACAGCTTGCTGACCGGCACGCTGACTTTGACCTCGCCAGGAACTCGCGCAACCCGGACACGGCAACTTCGCGCATGAGAATGATGATCGCGGGGATGATCGCCGCGCCGTCGATGGCCCGCGTATTGGCCAGGTCAAGATCACCGCCGCCACCAGCATTTGTCCGCGATGACATCCATGACTTTGCCGAAACTGGAGACCAGGGCCTGCTTGCGCGCCAGATAACCGTCGAGCCAGTCGGTAATCGCCGCCGCCGCGAACAGGATAAGCGCCAGCCACGCGCTCCAGGTCGCCGACATCAGGATAAGGCCCCAGAATGATCGGAATGATCGCTATCCGGGCTACGGTCAATTGATTGGGAAGATTATCGAGCATCGACGATATTTACCTATGATTTGCCCCACAATATACCGGAAAATGCGGTGGTGAAAACGGTTCATTTGCCTGCCGGGCGGGTCAAACATTGAATTATGGGGAATTTTACGGCCAATATCGCGCCATGAATCTCGTCATTAAAATCGGCACGGCGGCGCTCAGCCGGGAAGACGGAACCCCGACCCCGTCCTGCTCGGCAATCTCGCGGCGGAGATCGCCTCCCTGAAGCGCGAGGGGGCCCATGTCGTGCTGGTCTCTTCGGGCGCGATGGGAACGGGGCGGACTATCCTGGCAGCCCAGGGCCGCGCGCTGCGCCATTGCGACCAGGTTGGCGGAGCGGCAGATTCTCGCCGCGCTCGGCCAGCCCAGATTGATGACGCTGTATCAGGATTTGCTGGCGCCCCACGGCATCATCCCGGCGCAGATTTTGCTGACGAAG
This genomic interval from Alphaproteobacteria bacterium contains the following:
- a CDS encoding S49 family peptidase, with the translated sequence MVPAARRRPRKRYAALWSKRRTKARRVIISMGAMAGSGGYWIAMNGDRIFADPATLTGSIGVLGGKFILAGLYEKLGINWDVLQTGGNMGMWSMLHDYTPRGTGADGCVDRRHL
- a CDS encoding S49 family peptidase, with amino-acid sequence MLSRENVSKARKIPMDKMPAVSKGRVFTGAQAVKNGLVDELGGLSAAIAYAKTSMGLQPTDLIMLIAVSAAETPAEKLEQMLRQYFEPKVSMPNLGVAMNQLHEWLASIAAQPVARMPYIGLN